One genomic window of Punica granatum isolate Tunisia-2019 chromosome 1, ASM765513v2, whole genome shotgun sequence includes the following:
- the LOC116206341 gene encoding uncharacterized protein LOC116206341, with amino-acid sequence MADKRCFEAVDRSLRPIMKSVADECSSKLFGGITTVLCGDFRQILPVIPKGDGEDAIEASIKTSYLWDIREVHSLKQNMRLKSRNMNSSTTMEKESFAQWILDNDLMIHSSSDGVRAIVRSTYADLLDHIGDSNYRQAILAHKNETVEQINDYIMGMQRGEEKTYLSSDTICKADFQLEDEDLLYPAEFLNTFSRISKPCTETKNGCSGDAS; translated from the exons ATGGCGGATAAGAGGTGCTTTGAAGCAGTAGATCGAAGCCTTCGTCCCATTATGAAAAGCGTTGCAGATGAATGTTCGTCGAAACTGTTTGGAGGAATAACTACTGTCCTCTGTGGTGATTTTAGACAAATTTTGCCAGTTATTCCTAAGGGTGATGGGGAGGACGCTATTGAGGCTTCCATTAAGACTTCATACCTTTGGGACATTCGTGAAGTACATTCATTGAAGCAAAATATGCGGTTGAAGTCAAGAAACATGAATTCCTCCACGacaatggaaaaagaaagctTCGCTCAGTGGATCCTTGACAATG ATCTGATGATCCATTCAAGTTCAGATGGTGTTCGAGCTATTGTCAGAAGCACCTACGCAGATTTGTTGGATCATATTGGAGACTCCAATTATCGGCAGGCTATTCTAGCTCATAAGAATGAAACTGTAGAGCAAATCAATGACTACATAATGGGAATGCAACGTGGTGAAGAGAAGACCTACCTATCATCTGATACTATTTGCAAAGCCGACTTCCAATTGGAGGATGAAGATCTCCTCTATCCAGCAGAATTCTTGAACACATTTTCCAGGATTTCCAAACCATGTACTGAGACTAAAAATGGGTGCTCCGGTGATGCTTCTTAG